Within the Dechloromonas denitrificans genome, the region CGCCGTCATGCAGGATGTGACGACCCAGCAATTGGCCGAACGCCGCCTGAAACTCAGCGAAGCGGCGCTCAAGGAGGCGCAGAGCGTTGCCCATATCGGCAGCTGGATTCTCGACCGGCAAAACAACGAGTTGATCTGGTCCGATGAGCTTTTCCGGATACTGGAGATTGATCCCGAAATCGGCGCGTCCAAGGACGCCTTCCTGGCCCGCCTGCACCCGGACGACCGCGACGAGGTCAAGCGGGCTTACCGCTCGTCCCTGACCTACCGCCACGCCTACGAGATTCGTCACCGTCTGCTGTTCCCGGATGGACGGATCAAATACATCCACCAGCGCTCCGAATTTCCGGCCGAAGGCACCGAACTGCCGGCCCGCTCGCTCGGCACCTTGCAGGATGTGACCCCGGCCGTCCTGCAGGAAATGGCCTACCAGGAGAGCGAGGAGCGTTTCCGGACAATTGCCGACCACGCCTACAACTGGGAATACTGGGAGGGGCCGAGTCGGGAAATCCTCTACGTCAGCCCATCCTGCCTGCGCGTCACCGGCTATTCCCAGGCTGAATTCATTGCCGATCCGAGCCTGATCCAGCGGATTGTCTTTGCCGACGATCAGGCGGGATTCGCGCAACACCTGGAAGACGCGCACACCCAGGTCGAGTGCGAGGTCAATTTCCGGATCGTCCGCAAGGACGGTGAAATCCGCTGGATTGCCCACGGTTGCCGTGCCGTGACGACCAGCGACGGCCGGTCACGGGGCCGGCGGGTCAGCAATCGGGACATTTCCGATCTGAAAAATGCCGAGGAGCTGGCCAGCAAGCTGGCGCACTTCGACACCCTGACCGGCCTGCCGAACCGGCGCATGCTCCAGGACCGGCTGTGGCGCGCCATCGCCCAGGCGAAACGCACCCAGCGGCCGCTCGCCGTGATGTTCCTCGATCTCGACCGTTTCAAGCAGATCAACGACACGCTCGGCCATGACGTCGGCGATCAGCTGCTGATCGAAGTCGGCAAGCGCCTGAGCGCCAGCGTCCGCAAATGCGACATGGTGGCGCGCGCCGGAGGCGACGAATTCATCATCGTCCTGCCGGAAATTACCGCACCGGGCGATGCCGCGGTCGTCGCCGGAAAATTCATCGCCGCCATCCAGCGCCCGATGCAGGTCGGCCAGCACAGCTTCGCGGTTACGGCCAGTATCGGCATCGCCGTGCGGGCCGGCAGCGACACCGACGACGCGGCGGAAATGATGAAAAAGGCCGACATCGCGATGTATCAGGCGAAACGGGCCGGACGCAATGCCTTTCGCCTGTTCGCCGAGACCCCGGCCTAGCCCCCGGGCCGATCAAGCGCCGGCTACAACCAGGGCCAGGGATTCCGGGTGAGCGCCACGCTGACGATGTAGGCATAGGCCAGGACGGCCAGCAGGAAAAACCGGCGGCGACTGGCCAGCGTCTTGCCGCGCTTCAGCGCCATGCTGCCGAGCAGGACATAGGCGACCAGACCGCAGAGCTTGGCGGTCAGCCAGCCATCGACAAAAGGATACTGCCCGCTCAGCCAGGCCATCGCCAGCGCGCTGCCGAGCAGCAGCGTATCGACGATATGCGGCAGCACCCTGGCCAGGCGGTGCTTGAGCCATGGCGAGCCGGCAAGCATCCACCAGCCGCGCAGGCAAAAGCCGAGGCCACTGAGGATGACGCAGCTGACATGCAGATGTTTCAGCGCCAGATAGCTCATACGGCCGCCAGTTTCGCTGCCAGTTTTTCCGCGATGTCGGCGCTATGCCAGCGGTAGCGGCGGATAGCGCTGAATAGATTCCACCACAACCAGCCGGCGGCGATGGCAAAGGCCAGGCCGGCCGGCCGGGCCAGCCAGTCAGGCCGGAAAGCCGCCGCGACGAGCAGGAGCAAGGCCAGCACATAGGCTTTCATTTGGCGCTGCATGGCCGGCTCGCCGAGGATCTTGTTCATCGTCGGAGCCGGCATCTTGCTCTGCGTCGCACTCTGCAGATGCAACCAGGCGAGAAAGGGAACGATCTTGTACAGCATGCCGATGATGAAAGACAGGAAGCCGCCCAGCACCAGCAGAATGCCGAAAACCAGCGGCCAGCCCGGCAGTTCGGCAAGGGCCGGGAAAATTGCCGCAGTCGATAGCATGAGCAGCGCGAGAATGCTCGCCGCCAGACCGAGTTGCCAGTAGCGGCTGGTGGCATCGGCGCGCGCCCGCCGTCGCTTGAGTTGCAGGCGCAGGGTCAGCACGGCGAAGACGAGGCCGGCCGAGGCCACGCCCAACTGGCTGAAACGGACCAGCCACGGCCAGTCGACCAGCACCGCAAGGCTCCACAGCAGCAGCGCACTGCACATCAGCGGCGGGAACAGCCAGCTCGGCCGGGCCGGGTAGCCTGCCGTCAACTGAAACATCGGCACCACGACATAGGCCATGGCCGCCAGCAGCACGCCGGCCCAGCCGCCGAGGCCCCAGGCGGCATGCAGATCGGTCAAGGCGACCAGCGGCAGCCGCCAGCCATTGGCCAGGCCCAGGGCCAGCAGCATGCCCAGGCTGACGACCACCGCCAGTCCGCCGAGCGCCAGCTTGAGGCCGCGAATCGTCGGGCTGGTCGACGGAACGCCGCTCAGCGCCCGCAGCGTCACCGCCAGATAGAGCAGAATGGTCAGGCCAAGCAGCAAGGCGGCCGCCGTCAGCACCGCCGGCCAGCCGAAATGGAAGCCGCCGGCCAACAGCAGCACGCCGCCGCTCAGCCCGATATTGACGACGACCGCGACGCCCAGCGGCCGCGCCAGATTGGCCCCGGCAACCACCGGCAGGATCTGGATCAACGCGCCGAGCATGATCTGCAGCATGAAGCCGAGGGTGATCAGGTGGGTCGCCGCCAACCCATCCGGCGTCCACCGCGAGGCGAAGATGTCCGGGCCGACCACGGCGACCAGCAGACCGGCGAGGACGGCAAACAGCGGCGCCGTCAGAAAGAAGCGCAACGGCGCCGCGAACGGCGGCGCGTTTTCAAAAGCCAGCAAGGCCTGCATCGTCGGCCGATCTTCAGCGCGAGATCAGGATCTCGAAGGTGCCGTCGGCCGTCAGCTCGGTTTCGTATTGATGGCCGTTCTGGCGGAGCACCTTGTACAGCGGATGCGGCTCGCGAAACAGCAGCAGCAGCATTTTCTCGCCGGGCTGCAGGGTATCGAGCATTTCCATGGTCTGGACGAAGGGCTCCGGCGGTTCCAGATAGCGGGCATCGACGACGTGCGGGGTTTTCGGATGGCTCATGATTCAGCTAACTCGGTTTCGAGGCGTTCAAGGATGGCCGGCAATTCGCCTGATAAATGCTCGTCGCACATCGGATAGAGGATGTTCTCCTCCTTCATGTTGTGCTGCTGCATCATGATCAGCAATGTTTCAGCCAGCCCGAAATAGTCGTCGGCGTTGCCCGACTCCAGCGCGCCGACCGCTTCATCGAGCAGCGAACGCATCTGGGCGTGTTCCATGCGCATGACCTGGGTCGGCCCCAGGCTGCTGCCCATCTTCGCTTCGAACGTCGGAAAAAGGGTCTTCTCCTCGCTATCGAAATGCGCCAGGATCGCCGACCGGAAGTGGCCGAAGGCGGCGCGTGCCGCGTCCGGGTTTTTCTGGGCTATCGCCAGCTCGGTTTCGGCAAATAGATCGTCGCAGCGACGATGATCATCTGTCATGAAAGTGCGGATACTGGTCATGGCTTACTCACGGCGGTTAGGTGTGACCATTCTCGACGCTGCCACCTCGAAATCACCTTGACCGCCGTCAAATCGCGAAAAATCAGCGACTAAGGATTCCGACGGGCAACTCGTCGAACCAGTTGATGAAGCGCTGAACATCGGCGCCGCGATAAATCGCGCCGTGCTGCGGGCAGAGCAGGTCGATATCGAGCTGCGAGACGCGTTCGCACCAGTCGCGCTTGGCTTCGTTGGAGCCCATCCAGCGTTTGTGGAAACCTTCGGCATGGCCGATATGGGCATCGAAATCCTCGACGAACAGGCCATCCATGCCCGGCGGCAGCAGCGCCGCGCCGACGTCGCCAGAAAACAGGATTTTCGCCTGCTTATCGTACAGGTGAAAATTACCCGATGAGTGCAGGTAATGGGCGGGAATGGCTTGCAGCATCAGGCCGTCGAGCGGAATGTCGAGGCCCTGATCGGGAATCGGAATGAAGGTCTCGGCGGAACCGCCGAAGTGCGGCAGGAAACCGCTCCACATCCAGCTGACGTAGCAGCGCATGGCCGGGTTGAACTCCAACCAGAGGGCCAGCGAGGAGCAGCAATCCGGGTCCTGGTGCGAGGCGAAGACGCCGGCCAGCGCCGACGGATCGAATTCGGCCGAGAGCGCCGAAAAGACGGCGGGAAATATCTCGGCACCGCCCGGATCGAGAACCAGTCCCCGGCCGCCATGGGTCACCAGATACTCATTGGTATCGATCAGATGGTTCGGCTTCTGCGGGTCGCGGACGATCGCCACCCATTTGTGATCGCCATCCTGAAAAATTGTCTTGGTTGTTTTCACGGCGCTTCTCTATCGATCCCGATTTCCGGCAAAAAACGGCGAGCGGCGCAAGGACTCGAGCGAGCCACGGATCTCCTCGACGACGCCGTCGAACTCCCCGGAAACCTGCGCCAGCGACGGTGCAAAACTCTGGCCATAGGCGGCTTCGATTTTGGCCGACTTGGCCAGCACGCCCCCTAGTTCGACCATCTGGAAGACCTCTTCGAGGGCTCGCTCGAGCTGGCGGCGCAAGCGGAACAGCTGCTCGAGATGTTGCTCGCTTTGCCGGCTGCGCCGCGCCATCACGCCGGCCAGCGTCGCCTGTTGCGGGGCCAGTTTTGCCGTCTCACCGAGCAGGCGAGCCAGGCGGTTGTCCTGCAGGACCAGCGAGACTTCATTGACGCAGCCGTGAATCAGGCCGGTCAGGGTTTGCATGCAGCAGCGCAGATTCTGCGAGAACACCCGCAACTCATTGGACAGCACGCCGAAACCGCGCGCCGCCGTGCCCGCCCGCTTGGCAAGGAAAATGGCGTTGAGCGCCATGATGTTGATCTTGAAGGAGACCCCGACCACCCGCTTGATCTCCTCGTTGATCTGCACGATGCGAAGCAGATCGACCCCGGCCTGCGGCACCGGGGCTGCCGCAATCGCCAGGGCGGTGGTCATCGCCCCGCCCGCCTGGCGCGGTCGGCGAGCGGCGGCAGACAATCCGGCCTATTTTTCCAGGACATAGGTCCCGGGCGCCTCAGCCAGGGCCGGGAATTTGCGGTTGCTGACCGGGTAGGCCTCGACCAGATCCCCGGTCCGTTCGCCCAGCCAGCGTGTCCAGTCCTCCCACCAGGTGCCGGGCTTTTTCTCGGCGCGGTCGAACCAGTGTTCCCAATGCTCGTTGCGCTCCGGTTCGGCGATCCAGTAGGCGCGCTTGGGCGGATTGACCGGCGGATTGACGATGCCGAGAATGTGCCCGGAAGTCGACAGGACGAAGCGCACCGGCGCCTTGACATTGACCTGCTTGCGGATGCGGTAACACTGTTTCCACGGGGCGATGTGATCGTCCTCCGCGGTCACCGCGTAGAGCGGCTGAGTGATCAGATCGAGGTCGATCGATTCGCCGGCGATGGTCAGCTTGTCGCGCTTGATCAGGTTGTTGTGCAGGTACATCTCGCGCAGGTAGTAGGAATGCATGGCCTGCGGCATGCGCGTCGAATCGACGTTCCAGAACAAGACGTCGAACGGCGGCAAGGGTTCGCCGAGCAGGTAGCTATGCACCCAGTAATTCCAGATCAGGTTGTTCGAGCGCAGCATGCGGAAGGAGCTGGCCATTTCAGTGCCGTCGAGGTAACCCTTCTTGGCCATCGACTCTTCCAGCGCACCGATGCACGCGTCGTCGATGAACACATCGATGTCGCCCGGATGGGCGAAATCGGTCAGCGTGGTAAACAGCGTCCAGTGGGCGACCGGCATCTTGTCGGCGCCATAGCGCTTGTTGGCCCAGGCCATGTAGATGCTGGCCAGCGTGCCACCGATGCAGTAGCCGACCAGATGCACCTGCGGCACCTTGCAGAATTCGCAGGCGACCCGCACCGCTTCGCTGATCCCTTCGAGCAGGTAGTCGTCGAGGCGGACATCGGCCAGATCCTCGCCCGGGTTCTTCCAACTGGTGATGAACACCGAGTAACCCTGGTCGGTCAGGTACTTGACCAGGCTCTTGCGGGAAGTCAGATCGAGGATATAGAACTTGTTGATCCACGGCGTGGTGATCACGATCGGCATCGCCCGCACCTTGTCGGTGGTCGGCGTGTAATGGATCAGTTCGACCAGCCGGTTGCGGAACACCACCTTGCCCGACGTCGTCGCCAGATCCTTGCCGACCACGAAGGCATCCGGCTCGACCATCAGGATATTCTTGGCTTTGACGTCGCGCTGGAAGTTTTCCCAGCCCTTCTTCAGGCTCTCGCCATTGGTCGCGACACAGCGTTCCATCGCCGCCGGATTGAGGCCGAAAAAGTTGGTCGGCGCCACCATGTTCAGCCAGTTGCGCAACCAGAAGGCGGAACGCCGGCGTTCCTTGTCGGACAGCCCGGGGGTCTCGAAAAACATGTCTTCAAGGCGGTGAGTGAAGGCCAGGTACCATTCCTTGACAATGTCCCAGCTCGCCGAATCGGTCCACACCGGGTTGGCGAAGCGGGCGTCGTCGGCATTCGGCTTGATGACGTCCTCGGAGGCGATGCCCATGGCCCGCCGCAGGACATGCGACTGCAGCGCGAAGAGGTCGCCGGACAGCGCGTGAACGGCCCGCGACAACTCCTGCGGATGCATCATCCAGGCCATGTGGGCCTGGAGCAGCGATGTCGTCACGCCATACGGATCGACCGCCTTGCTGATGGCATTGCCGGCCGATTCCAGCGGACTTAAATCGCTTATATCAATGACATTATTTCGAACAGACGAGTTACCGGACATCAGGATCACCTCTTGACTGAATTGTTCTTTGTATCTTACAGCGTGACGGACTCGCCGGGTGCCGGCAATCGCACGTCGGACCACCCCAATTGCGCTTCGATGGCCTGGGCAAAATTGGCCGATGCGCCGGCTTCGCCATGCACGACAAAGGTCCGCCCGGGCGGCTGGTGAAAACCGCGCAGCCAGTTGAGGAGCGCCGCCTGATCGGCATGCGCCGAGAGGCCGCCGACGGTATAGATGCGCGCCCTG harbors:
- a CDS encoding bifunctional diguanylate cyclase/phosphodiesterase; protein product: MSASQNLFDNVPAMMHSIDTTGTIVAVSQKWLDTLGYARAEVIGRKSADFLSEDSRRYAIDTVLPAFFASGACTDIPYRLVAKDGRLLDVLLSANCQRDAQGEITGSIAVMQDVTTQQLAERRLKLSEAALKEAQSVAHIGSWILDRQNNELIWSDELFRILEIDPEIGASKDAFLARLHPDDRDEVKRAYRSSLTYRHAYEIRHRLLFPDGRIKYIHQRSEFPAEGTELPARSLGTLQDVTPAVLQEMAYQESEERFRTIADHAYNWEYWEGPSREILYVSPSCLRVTGYSQAEFIADPSLIQRIVFADDQAGFAQHLEDAHTQVECEVNFRIVRKDGEIRWIAHGCRAVTTSDGRSRGRRVSNRDISDLKNAEELASKLAHFDTLTGLPNRRMLQDRLWRAIAQAKRTQRPLAVMFLDLDRFKQINDTLGHDVGDQLLIEVGKRLSASVRKCDMVARAGGDEFIIVLPEITAPGDAAVVAGKFIAAIQRPMQVGQHSFAVTASIGIAVRAGSDTDDAAEMMKKADIAMYQAKRAGRNAFRLFAETPA
- a CDS encoding SirB2 family protein, which encodes MSYLALKHLHVSCVILSGLGFCLRGWWMLAGSPWLKHRLARVLPHIVDTLLLGSALAMAWLSGQYPFVDGWLTAKLCGLVAYVLLGSMALKRGKTLASRRRFFLLAVLAYAYIVSVALTRNPWPWL
- a CDS encoding DUF2249 domain-containing protein, with protein sequence MSHPKTPHVVDARYLEPPEPFVQTMEMLDTLQPGEKMLLLLFREPHPLYKVLRQNGHQYETELTADGTFEILISR
- a CDS encoding hemerythrin domain-containing protein; translation: MTSIRTFMTDDHRRCDDLFAETELAIAQKNPDAARAAFGHFRSAILAHFDSEEKTLFPTFEAKMGSSLGPTQVMRMEHAQMRSLLDEAVGALESGNADDYFGLAETLLIMMQQHNMKEENILYPMCDEHLSGELPAILERLETELAES
- a CDS encoding MBL fold metallo-hydrolase, with protein sequence MKTTKTIFQDGDHKWVAIVRDPQKPNHLIDTNEYLVTHGGRGLVLDPGGAEIFPAVFSALSAEFDPSALAGVFASHQDPDCCSSLALWLEFNPAMRCYVSWMWSGFLPHFGGSAETFIPIPDQGLDIPLDGLMLQAIPAHYLHSSGNFHLYDKQAKILFSGDVGAALLPPGMDGLFVEDFDAHIGHAEGFHKRWMGSNEAKRDWCERVSQLDIDLLCPQHGAIYRGADVQRFINWFDELPVGILSR
- a CDS encoding chemotaxis protein; its protein translation is MTTALAIAAAPVPQAGVDLLRIVQINEEIKRVVGVSFKINIMALNAIFLAKRAGTAARGFGVLSNELRVFSQNLRCCMQTLTGLIHGCVNEVSLVLQDNRLARLLGETAKLAPQQATLAGVMARRSRQSEQHLEQLFRLRRQLERALEEVFQMVELGGVLAKSAKIEAAYGQSFAPSLAQVSGEFDGVVEEIRGSLESLRRSPFFAGNRDR
- a CDS encoding PHA/PHB synthase family protein, translating into MSGNSSVRNNVIDISDLSPLESAGNAISKAVDPYGVTTSLLQAHMAWMMHPQELSRAVHALSGDLFALQSHVLRRAMGIASEDVIKPNADDARFANPVWTDSASWDIVKEWYLAFTHRLEDMFFETPGLSDKERRRSAFWLRNWLNMVAPTNFFGLNPAAMERCVATNGESLKKGWENFQRDVKAKNILMVEPDAFVVGKDLATTSGKVVFRNRLVELIHYTPTTDKVRAMPIVITTPWINKFYILDLTSRKSLVKYLTDQGYSVFITSWKNPGEDLADVRLDDYLLEGISEAVRVACEFCKVPQVHLVGYCIGGTLASIYMAWANKRYGADKMPVAHWTLFTTLTDFAHPGDIDVFIDDACIGALEESMAKKGYLDGTEMASSFRMLRSNNLIWNYWVHSYLLGEPLPPFDVLFWNVDSTRMPQAMHSYYLREMYLHNNLIKRDKLTIAGESIDLDLITQPLYAVTAEDDHIAPWKQCYRIRKQVNVKAPVRFVLSTSGHILGIVNPPVNPPKRAYWIAEPERNEHWEHWFDRAEKKPGTWWEDWTRWLGERTGDLVEAYPVSNRKFPALAEAPGTYVLEK